The Theileria parva strain Muguga chromosome 1, complete sequence, whole genome shotgun sequence DNA window ATGTGTGATTAAAATCATATAAAAACTTGGATACACTAACAAAAAAccaattaaattattgtataaacACAATGAAGATCAACAGAGCTCTCATATATGTTCTTATTAATCTGTTATTTGTACAGTTTTGTGCTGCTGATGAAAAAGAGGCTGAATTGAGCATTCCAGGTAAATTGGcaacattaaaaataattttttagaggTGAAAATCAGAACTCACGATGAAGAGGATGAGaaaaaattagaagaaTTAGGGGAGAGCTTAGACGATGATAAGAaggtattaaattaaaacgCAAATTACTTTTAGATTGAGGAATACCAGAAAATTGCTGATGAGGATGAGaaaaaattagaagaaTTAGGGGAGAGCTTAGACGATGATAAGAaggtattaaattaaaacgCAAATTACTTTTAGATTGAGGAATACCAGAAAATTGCTGATGAGGATGAGaaaaaattagaagaaTTAGGGGAGAGCTTAGACGATGATAAGAaggtattaaattaaaacgCAAATTACTTTTAGATTGCGGAGTATGAGCCAATATCTGAAGAGGGTACTGAAGCTGAGCCACGTCAATTGAAATCAAAACGAAGCAGAAATAATAAAAGCAAGTCTTTGAGAAGGCGAAAAGCAGCCAAAAAGGCAAAAAAGCCCAAACGATCTAAAAAAACCAAAAAATCAAGAAGCAAGAAAAGGAAAAACAAAAAACGTAAAAGTTTACGTTCAAGCCCGGCGGTTGAACCTGAACCTGAACCTGAACCTGAACCTGAAACACCAACTCCAGCTACTGATCCTGAACCTGAAACAACAACTGAAGAAAGTAAAGAGTCTGTGTTGGAAGATTCTGAAACTTCTATTTTACCAGAATTAAAGGAAGAAGAGGATTTGGAAAAGGTAGTTGAGAATAAACTCGATAAAACCAAGAGATACTGGGACTCTGACATTCTGGAGCCTGAGCATGTAATAAACGAATGGCTTGCAATTTCTGACGGGAAGAAATATGATCCTCAAACTGACGTTAAGTTCCCCTTCTTAACTGATGATGAGAATGACTACGATCGGTACTATATAAGTAAGAAGTTGAAGAAACGAGACAGCCCACTTAACAAATATAAGTCTGGATCTAAATTCAAATCCGACGAAGGGTTAAGTACTAACTATGTGATTCCTATCATTATAGAAGACGAATTACTAAGAGCGACTAATCCAGACACTAAAGAGGATGAGTTGGAAAACATGATAATTAATGGAAAATTTAAGCAAAATTACCGAGGGAGGGTAGTAAACCAGAATTCGGAAAGTGATGAGCTAGAAACTGGTGatgaaaattatgattTACAGGAGTACCCTGGATCATATTCTTCCGAATCTATGGGATCATACTCAAAGGCGGATACTGACGGTATTATAAATAGCTATGGAGAATCGATTTCAACTAACGAAGAAACAACTGATTatgagaataatttaagtgTGGATGAATATGGAGATGGAGTGGGTCCTGGTGGGAAAACTGACTCAGACATGTCAGACATGGTTAGTGGTCAGGAAGAACAAGTGAATGCCCCTGATAGTATGAACGAGGAAGGTGAGACTGCTAAAGATTCCGAATGGGAGTTTGGAAATATGGACCTATTTGATGAAACGGGGGAGAGTGGTGAAAATGTAgataatttatctaaaaagGACTGTAAGAAAGAGTTAAAAAATCTTAAAAAGAAATACGAAACGAAACTTAAAAAAATCAAGAAGTTAGCTTCTCGATAGTTCCGAtgtaattaaattttttgtacTTTGACTTTAAGAATGGCcataatactaaaaatccatcaacaaaattatacaaCACCCGACCACTGTCTGAGATTGTCTTCACTCTGGTCAGGCTTTCAACGTATACTACTTTCGAAtttctaaataataatacctAAATTCACACATTATATAATCTATTAGTTTACATACATTCAACAGTTTTACTGATAAACAAAATGGCACAGATAAGGCTGGTCCGTTTGTAATTACCTAAgaaaaaatattcaaaatcAACATACAATGTCCGGATTAACTTTGTATAAAATCGCAATTGATTTGAGAGTACAAGGTAAGAAAAATATGGCGAAAAACAGGCGAAGTAAACTCTTATTTGATGGGAATGTAATTGAGTGAAAAAACCTTCTTTTAACAGTTTCTTCATCTAATGTTGCATCAACATctatacattattatttaaacaagGAATTTAACCTTCGGATCCTCTATTTAGAATACTaacaaaaaaatttaaaaacactTTTGGAGAAATGCGATCGTATTTTGAGTGAACAAATTCAAaatcatatttttcatGATCTAACAAGGAGAAAATCTCAACCATTTCGCGAGTATGACCTCCTACAAGATTATTAACCAAATGTgcaaagtattttaaaaatacccGGGCCTAGTaccattattattttatgcTTGGATTTTTCCTTCTTTCTTACTCTGGCATACCTTCCATACCTCCTGTACAaaaacactaaaattaaaaaattaggaattaaaaacaaaattgtaaaaaggAAATAAATCATAATGATTCTACTCTTTACTGTGTGTATAGAATCCAGACTGGTTACTATTAAATACTGAGAAACACaaaacttaaaaatttaaattatcattttaaacaaatttatccaCAAGTTTAGATTCTGTTTTCTTCTTTAGTGCTATATGAGATATTGATAATCGGAGCTCATGAATTCCCAAAAGTCTGGTTGCAGAAGTAGCATACACATATTGATCGAAAATTTCATAGTCTTTAAGTATATGAATCAGTTTTGAATATTTCAGGTGTAGTTCCTCAGGCTAAACCAAATTAATGTCCTAATCCTTACCTTCAACCGGTCACATTTAGTTAGTACCACTTGAAAGGGTATTTCTATTTCATTTAACATGCTCCAGAGCTTGAAATCTTCTTTTACGGGTCCCTTCATTGAATCAACAAGAGAAAGAATCCGATACAAACTGTACAATCCatgatatttttattatttagttacTTATCCGTCCTATCCAGGTACTTATTTACAAGCAGAGACCACTCATTTCTAACTTCCTGACGGACTCATCAACCCATAAACTTACATCTGAGACTTTGGCACATCCATATCCGGGGAGGTCCACCAGAGAAATATTGTTCCCGAGGTCAAATGTGAACAAATGCCTTGTTCTTCCCTAAGTGAACTTACGAAACTCACACTAACCGGAGTCTTAGAAACGGGAGCAAATTTGGGGTTCTTCAGCATTTTAGCGTTAGAAACCTAATTATTATAGGGGTTAGATAACATACTATTTTTCTTGCAAAGAAGGGAATATCAGTTCCGTAGAGAATAGAGTTGATCAGGCTTGATTTTCCGACATTCGAGTAACCAACAAAAGCAATCTAGGGGAGAATTAGTGGTTTTTATTTACCTGTGGAATCTTGGTTAATGGAGCCTTGTCTATGGTATCAGATACGTATATAGGATGTGTTGTTACATTTTTTGAAAACAGGGTTTTTGAAAATGCgatctaaaaattttagtaaaGGTGTAATAATTACGAACATTGGATTCGGTGATCCATTTAGGTGTAAATTCATTTCTAGGATCATTAATGTTGACAAAAGGCCTTGCCAGATATGGCTCTAcgaaaatgtgtagaatcCTAAGAAAGTACCTGTTTGGAGAACAAACTTATTAAAACCAGAGAGCTTATGAGACAATCTCATCCACAgtgatataaataaatgcaAAATaccaataaataaaattacattatattacataacaattaaaaattatttctacTTTGTGGGTGAAACCATGTACTATGTGAATAACACTAATCGTTATCCTTCGACTTCTTAACGtcatttataaaattttcagaatGTTTCTTCAGAATTTGTTCTCTTCTCAGGGCCATTCTATCTATAGCTGAAAGTTGGTATTGAGACACACATTCAGGGACTCCTTTACTGCGATTCTTATCACTTTCGTATTCTTTCTTCCTCATTTGATAcaattcatattttttactgGCGTTTAACTTAGATTTCAGGTCCTTAGTTCCAAACacttttttattaacttgGTACCTTATCCTTCTTCCAAATTTGTCAGTTTTAGTCCCCCTTGAACCCCTATTTACCTTTTTTCTATCATATGAGTCGTCACTTTCTACCGATTCTAcaatatcaaattaatattgaaaGATATTATGTATATCATATGTTAATAGAGGTGTACCATCATCCGATAtaaaatcttttaaatCTGGACTTTTTTTATCCACTTTATCTTTAgtttcattatttacacattcattttctaaaatttccaAAGGGTTTTCAGAACCCATTTGGATAAAacattaatactatactagTATGAAAAATAGTGCTAAAATATAACAgaggttaaaaaattatgtttCAGTTGTTGCTGCCTTCTTTGCCTTTGCTGCCTTCCTTGCAACACGTAACTTGTGATATACATTGACACTTGTGTCCTTCTCAGTTACTTCCCTCGGGGGTTCCTTAACGAATTCTTGGACAACAGGCATAACCTTCTTAACTGACTGCTTTGTAAGGGCCAATGTACGTAGCTTTTCTCTTGGGGTATCAGATGGAAGGCCTGCAAAACCCTTCTTGGCGTGCTTCTTCCTTGGGAACAAGACCAACTTGGACAGGTAAGTCTTAAGCCTGTTTACGTTAAG harbors:
- the Alg14 gene encoding Oligosaccharide biosynthesis protein Alg14 like family protein — translated: MIYFLFTILFLIPNFLILVFLYRRYGRYARVRKKEKSKHKIIMVLGPGGHTREMVEIFSLLDHEKYDFEFVHSKYDRISPKVFLNFFVSILNRGSEDVDATLDEETVKRRFFHSITFPSNKSLLRLFFAIFFLPCTLKSIAILYKVNPDIVITNGPALSVPFCLSVKLLNVLLFRNSKVVYVESLTRVKTISDSGRVLYNFVDGFLVLWPFLKSKYKKFNYIGTIEKLTS
- the engB gene encoding 50S ribosome-binding GTPase family protein, with translation MRLSHKLSGFNKFVLQTEPYLARPFVNINDPRNEFTPKWITESNIAFSKTLFSKNVTTHPIYVSDTIDKAPLTKIPQIAFVGYSNVGKSSLINSILYGTDIPFFARKIVSNAKMLKNPKFAPVSKTPGRTRHLFTFDLGNNISLVDLPGYGCAKVSDEVRNEWSLLVNKYLDRTDNLYRILSLVDSMKGPVKEDFKLWSMLNEIEIPFQVVLTKCDRLKPEELHLKYSKLIHILKDYEIFDQYVYATSATRLLGIHELRLSISHIALKKKTESKLVDKFV